In a single window of the Deinococcus aetherius genome:
- a CDS encoding MIP/aquaporin family protein produces MTPLLSRALLAEGLGTFALVFFGPGAAVVQAQTGALGHLGVAAVFGLTVTAVIAALAPISGAHINPAATFALALAGRFPRRRVLPYLGAQLLGATLAAFTLLALFGREGHLGVTVPAGSWARALALETLLTFFLLLVALRSGLPWAVGGVVALEAVMGGPITGASMNPARSFGPALASGIWTAHWVYWVAPLLGAALAVATNHVLSPAQPLEAQPGRAQEFRPEGEPI; encoded by the coding sequence ATGACGCCTCTGCTATCGCGGGCGCTGCTCGCGGAGGGTCTGGGCACCTTTGCCCTGGTGTTCTTCGGCCCCGGAGCGGCGGTCGTGCAGGCGCAGACGGGCGCGCTGGGACACCTGGGGGTGGCCGCCGTGTTCGGCCTGACGGTCACCGCCGTCATCGCCGCGCTGGCCCCCATCAGCGGCGCGCATATCAACCCGGCGGCCACCTTTGCCCTGGCCCTCGCCGGGCGCTTCCCCCGGCGGCGGGTGCTGCCCTACCTGGGCGCGCAGCTCCTGGGAGCCACCCTGGCCGCGTTCACCCTCCTCGCGTTGTTTGGACGGGAGGGCCACCTGGGCGTGACGGTGCCCGCCGGGTCCTGGGCGCGGGCCCTGGCGCTGGAAACCCTGCTGACCTTCTTCCTCCTCCTGGTGGCCCTGCGCTCCGGCCTACCGTGGGCGGTCGGCGGTGTGGTGGCCCTGGAGGCAGTGATGGGCGGCCCCATCACCGGGGCGAGCATGAACCCGGCCCGCTCCTTTGGCCCGGCCCTGGCCAGCGGGATTTGGACGGCGCACTGGGTGTACTGGGTAGCCCCGCTGCTGGGCGCGGCCCTGGCTGTCGCCACCAACCACGTCCTAAGCCCGGCGCAGCCCCTGGAGGCCCAGCCCGGTCGCGCGCAGGAGTTCAGGCCGGAAGGAGAGCCAATATGA